In Brassica napus cultivar Da-Ae chromosome A3, Da-Ae, whole genome shotgun sequence, the sequence ataacTGGTGTACCAGGGGAACTGTACCGGACCGAACCTGATGATCAATGGGGCTACTATTCTAGTGCAAACCAGAATATAAATACGATTAAGTCTCTCCTGGCTATTGTTATTTTGGGGTGGTTTGGTGTTATTATAAATGTGTGAGAAAAATGCTATTAAGGATGCATGTTAAAGCGTGAACTAAATGAAATATATGTATGCAATTCATATCATACTATTACAATGTATGTTCGAGTTATTGATTATATATACTATTGTCTAAAGCTTTGGCTGTTTGGATGTTAATAAAAAGGACTTTGGTTCTGACTTTTGTTAAATTAACATTAGACATGCAAATCCCACTACCAAATTAACAAgtcatataaaatatgtttattaatattatccttattttataaaaacaaagcCTATGTATAATATCAAAGAATGCTATTACTAATATAATTGATAGAAAAAGGTAATGACCGTTAATGTAAGACCGAGTCACATTCTAATTTTGGTAACATCAGTTTTCTCCTTAGATTGGCCTAGTTTAAAGCACTGCCTCAGCTTCTTCACGTTCAAGTCTCTTTATATAAATCTTTACGATCATCTAATTCCTCCGACACCGAAAGAACACAAACCTATAAACAATGGCTGACGCAACCGAAAAAGCTGAGCACGACCGTATTTTCAAGAAATTTGATGCTAACGGAGATGGAAAAATCTCTGCCTCCGAGCTTGGAGATGCTCTCAAGAACCTTGGTTCGGTCACTCACGACGACATTAAGCGTATGATGGCTGAGATTGATACCGATGGCGATGGATACATATCCTACCAAGAATTTTCTGATTTCGCAAGTGCTAACCGTGGTCTCATGAAAGATGTCGCCAAGATTTTCTAAGcgaaatattaaaattcaatttGAGATTTAATcatgtttaatttgtttttgtaatgATAATCATTTGATTAAgtatgtttttattatgttttcatttCATGTAATGGATTGTAATGATATAACTGAAGAATGCCACCATTTTTTTGAATGGTAAAGGGATTTGGTTCTAGACAATAATGTAGTGAtttattgaaataaaaaaataattccaAATAACGTTCcaggtaaatatattataaaatatagtaaaattttagagtgaaaatgaaaagaaataatactacaattaaattaagagattaaaatttataaatacaattttGTGGGTTAATGCTCTTGCTTTTTGAAAAGTATAGTTGGTTCAGTTAGAATAAGATTTTAAGAGACATTCAACAAATCCATCGTAGTCTGGCTGGTTAGGATACTCGGCTTTCGACCCGGGTTCGTAGTCTAGCTGGTTAGGATACTCAGCTTTCACCCGAGAGACCGGGTTCGAATCCCGACGAAGaagcatttttttaattttaattttacgttTTCAGTTTCACCCAAGAAAACATGGTAAGTCAGTGAAGTCTTGTTATTCACATGAATAGTGCTAAGTGTGATAATGTAGTTAGTATCCTtagatatttcaaaataaaatgtttgactataataaaaacatatatattttacatacatATTGCCAACAAGTTAAAGCAACATCACTTTCTCCTTGGATACATATTTGCCTTGAAAGGGGTTTTCATGACCATTGTAATGAACTGTTGCTTCTCAGACAAATCAACCTCTTCACCTTCTACGCATTTCCACTCAAACTTCCAAACCAAATTGGCCACATAGTATTCAAGGTGTAGCAGCGAAAGGCCGTAACCAGGACACATCCTTCGTCCGGCTCCAAACGGCATCATCTTGATCTCACGAGTTCCGGTCATATCGAACCCGTGCGCTTCCCCGTTCTCTAGAAAACGTTCTGGCTTGAACGTTAAAGGATCCTCCCATATCTTCGGGTCACGGCCCATTTCTCCTACCATGAAGTTTATAGTACCTAATCTCAACACAAATCAGATAAAAATGATGTTACAAATAGCTTCAGGGACTGAGCACTAAACATGAAACAACAAGTGTATGTAGAGCCGGTCTGGTGAAACTTTGGCCTTGAACCCAAAAATGTTAAGAGGaaatataaatagatataataaataaacaaaaaaataattaaattcttttaatatattgtttttggtCCCTATAATCTCAATACCATGTATGAGTGTAAGGTGAAACTAGTATGCATCCGGCAAAATCGATCATATTTAAAACACTGGACCATGGCCATCTAACAACATATGCAAACgattctaaaaataaatattaaaaatcaaaaactaaacatataaattattgtcTAAGACTTTAAATTTATagcttataattttttaaaaaaaatcattaatatataaatagaaaataactTTTCAAACTACctcattaaatatttttgaacatgAACTAGAAATAATTTGAGCACAGGACACACTAAGTTTGGGTCCTTGTGGTGCATGGTTTTTGAAACTTAATAATGATATAGATTAAAAGAATTATTACTACTATATTGCTAGTTCATAGCACTTGTAACAATAGTCCCTATATGTATAACGGTTAGCTACCTTGGCGCGGAACGAGGAAACCACTCAAAACGGTGTCGTTAGTAACCTTATGGTAGGACAAGTAATGACCAGGAGGGTGTCTTCTCAAACTCTCCAAGATCACAGCTTTGAGATAACTCAGCTTCCCCAAATCCTCTTCTCtgatctcttctccttcttccaaaacactcttcatctcctcgTACACCTTCCTCTGTATCTCCGGATACTTCACCACGATCGCCAAGATCC encodes:
- the LOC106443873 gene encoding polcalcin Bra n 2, with amino-acid sequence MADATEKAEHDRIFKKFDANGDGKISASELGDALKNLGSVTHDDIKRMMAEIDTDGDGYISYQEFSDFASANRGLMKDVAKIF